A genomic region of Palaemon carinicauda isolate YSFRI2023 chromosome 11, ASM3689809v2, whole genome shotgun sequence contains the following coding sequences:
- the LOC137649550 gene encoding uncharacterized protein, which produces MIFVHFLMILSLLQLPKGYGIDHRTFRQVKVSQAKIDQATSIVVEAYSETVCAIKAYAQKWSYLMTYVNNLCYISNVKVNSDHIDNTIDAVLSYTKFHMECLFSSLIVDHRSTYFLIPVCILKKCLWKITYDVHKAVEMECYSPFDTIPGIGCVHTVTDATNYYNATEYCSGLDSQLIVPEDMDIFLAYMGCRKKYADKLGDYWVGVQDGKWTNGSEVAQINWAPSAPNSTIHCGYSADMYGFYLADSDCDAVKNFTCQQIPIDL; this is translated from the exons ATGATATTTGTACATTTCCTGATGATACTTTCTCTTCTCCAACTTCCTAAGG GTTACGGTATTGACCATAGAACATTTCGCCAAGTTAAAGTTTCGCAGGCCAAAATTGATCAAGCAACCTCTATAGTAGTGGAAGCCTATAGCGAAACAGTTTGCGCAATTAAAGCGTACGCCCAGAAGTGGTCTTATCTGATGACTTATGTAAATAACCTCTGCTACATCTCAAACGTGAAAGTGAACTCGGATCACATTGACAACACTATTGACGCCGTCCTGAGTTATACAAAGTTCCATATGG AATGCCTCTTCAGCTCTTTAATCGTTGATCACCGCTCTACTTACTTTCTTATACCTGTTTGCATATTGAAGAAATGCTTGTGGAAGATAACATATGATGTACATAAAG CTGTCGAGATGGAGTGTTACTCTCCGTTCGATACTATCCCAGGAATCGGTTGCGTTCATACAGTTACCGACGCTACCAATTACTACAATGCAACCGAGTATTGCAGCGGCTTGGACTCCCAGCTGATTGTACCCGAAGACATGGACATCTTTTTAGCATACATGGGATGTCGAAAAA AGTACGCAGATAAGTTGGGTGATTACTGGGTCGGGGTTCAGGATGGAAAATGGACCAACGGAAGTGAAGTGGCCCAGATAAACTGGGCACCAAGTGCTCCAAATTCGACAATCCACTGTGGGTACTCGGCGGACATGTATGGTTTCTATCTTGCTGACAGCGACTGTGATGCAGTGAAGAACTTCACTTGTCAACAGATACCAATAGATTTGTAA